The DNA window CAAAAATAATCATAACGAGCTTTCCCTATAAGAAAGACATTGACGTTCGGCATACCCTCCGAGTGCGCATCCTCCGTCGCCTTTTAGGAATTCCAATAACTAAAAAGACATGAATGGGACAATCGAATAAAAAAATGCAAAGCAGTGAAAAACGCTGATGTGATACAAGCACTCCCTCTCCCCTTTATTCCTTCCCAAGTATATTCTTTCCACTTCGCCCGCTTCCCAATACTTGATTCACGCCTTGGCATGGCGAGGACTGCATCGCCTTTTCTCCGGTGGAGCAGAGATTGGACGGTCTGCAGACCTCTTCCGTGGGCCTTTGCCGCTGAGCTCCACGATGGGCGTTTCAACTGGCGTGGTCACGGCATCTGGGCCGTGCTCCTGTTCCGgctcctgctgctgctcatcCTGGGGGTTAGAGGGCTAGTCCATCTCCACATCTTCAACAGCGCTGGGCGGAACGACGCCATCGTCCATCCACTTGCGGAAGTTCTTGTTCTGCTCCTGAACCTCCTCTGGACTAAGATCTTTGGTCCAAGCCGGGTTGTGCACCCACTTCTCGAGAAGCTTGTTCTCTCGGTGTGTGCTCAGAGCTCGTTCGAAATTCTCACGACGCACAGATTGTTCAACGGTCTTGGGAGCATGGCCGTAAATCACGTATTCCGAAGTACCAGGAGCCCAGACCATCTTAGAGCTCTTCAAGCAGATGCTGATCGTCAGATTCTCCTTGTAGGATACAGGCTTGGGGATGGCATCATCGTCGTTATCGGTGTCAGCCGATGGCAAGTTGCGGGACAGCACCACCTTCTGGAGTTTCGACCTCTGAACTCCCTCAGTAGGTTCGACCCGGATAAACGACGAGATGTAGTATTGCCAACGCTCGCGAAGTTGCATTTCGTCCATGTAGAATGTTGTCTCTTCCCGTTGGAGCCATCGCACAGTCGCCTCAGATTTGGCCGGCAGCTAGGGTATCTGTTAGCAATTTGACATTGAGACTAAAAGAAGCATTGACTTACCCAGCATATCACAAAGACATCTCCGTCCTTAACACACTTCTCTGCAAACTTACGAGCACTGATCTCAGTCTGAAAGCTTGTCTCCTCTCGTTCGCGACTGGCCTGGTACTGAGCAATCAGATCAGGAGTCTTCTCCTTAGCATCGGTGCTGCTGCAGGTGAGAGCAAGACGGCAGAGAGTCTTCAAGAGATCCTGAATCGTGTACACTTTCCATCCTGTCTTGAGGTAGTAGTGCCGCATTACATCCTGGTAGCGGCTCTCATCCACGTCACCCGAAATATACTCCTCAATAAGCTCAAGGGTCTTTGGCCAGTAGCTATCAGGGTCGTCATTGGTGTCAAAGAACTTCATGTGGTTCTCGGTGAAACCAATGTCCCGAGCAGGCTTCTGCTTGTTGAGACGTTCAACCTCTTTGGCTACTACTTCCTTAGCCTCCTTGAGATCTTGAAGACGTTTGTACAGAGTTTGCAAGATGCTGAAGAAGACAAACAAGGTCTGGTTGCAGTAGAAGTTGTACCAGGGCCGAGTAAAGAATCCATCAGCCTTCAGTTCGCCCTCCGTGCTCAAGATAGCGTCGCTATCACCAACGACGACAGGCTTAGGAATGTTAGGCATCCACCGGTCGTTGGAAATATCAGTGTTCGCGGCGTCTTCAGAGGCGTCAGGCATCTCCTCTTCGTTTGCAGAAGTGACGTCAGGAGTAGTCTCCTTGCTTCCAGAACCACTGTCCTCCTTGTTGCCACGAGGCTTGCTGCCATTGCGGCCAGGATCAAGAACTCCTCTAAGGAGATCTCCTTTCCGTCCGTTACGTCGGCTTCGGCCATTGGTGAGCTCTGCAGGTGTGTGATcttcggcctcttcctcgccAGAGTCTGGCTGCATCTTCGGGAGCTTATCCTGGATGCTCTCCTCCGGTATGTCAAAGAACATGGGAATAAAGGACTCGAAGAATTCAAGAATACGTTCCTTCTCCTGGCTACTGTGCTGACCATTGTGCAAGCTGTACAGCATCATCAGGCGCAGAAGATCGATGATGGTATTCTTATCGCTAAAGTCCCAGCTGAACTGGTGACGAGGAATTCCACCCTTCAACGATCGTTCACGACGCTGCTCCTCGTGCTTTGTCTTGATAACATCGACAAGGTGCTTTGCAGTCAGATGTCTCTTGTCGTTCTGCTTCACAAGAATGCCCATGTGGTCCAAACTCTTGAGGTGCATGTTCTCAGTCTGAGCATGCCAGACCTTCTCCCACTCACGCTGAGAGAATCGCCATTCTTCGTCCTTTTGTTTCATACGAGCCAGCAAGACAGGCACAACGTCGAAAGGGTGAGTGAACATGTCGTTAACAACATCAATACCTCGTTCGCCGTAGATCTTCTTGCATATACGCTTGAAGATGGATGTGCTTTGGCCAGCAAGGGCAGAGGGCAGATGGAAGGAATCCCTTTCGTTAGCAGACATCGCCAGCATCTGTTGTGCAATAGGCTCCAAGAGTTGGATGCACTTCAGATTAGCTTCGATATTGAAATCGTAGTCGTGGCGCTCTTCCTCAATGCGATGCAGACCCTCTTCAAACTGATTCTTTCTATGAGCAACAAAGCCACTATCCTCAGACGCCCACGTAGGATGTGAGGCCCACTCGTCGTTGAGTACAGAGTTGCACAGCTCGTCGCGGCCACTGCAGGGCTTAAGGCGTTCTCGCTTTGGAAGTAATCGATAACTGGGCCCATACCCGCGGCAGTTGCTGAGGGACACCTTGTCTGTTGGGGGCGCAGGACGGTTATCAATAATGACATCGTGAGTATCAACACCTACAAAGCTCTTCCAGAAGGTCATCAGGTCAGGGTTTGCACCAATAAACAGTGCGCCCTTGTGGAATAACGTATTCCGGTCGATGATGTTCTGACTGAAGAGATTGCAGAGTTTCAAAAACTCATTCATGGAAGACCTGTTGCTGAGGTACTTCTTAACTCGCTCGAAAAAGGCGATCTCCTCTTGATTCGATGTCGAAGAGGTCCTGGCGGGATATGGCTCCGGCATGACGGGCGTCAATGTCGGTTCGACTGCAAAGTTGTCACCACCTAGTCTCGCATGGCTGAGTTTAGGTCTCTTGTTACCGTTCACTGCAGGAGGTATGATGCGCGCAGCCGCAGTCGCCTCCGCAAGGATAGTCGCAGGCTGAGCAGCCTGCTTGTCAGCTCTTGGGCGCTTTTTATTATCCTTTGTAGCGCTTGCAGGTGGCGGAAAGCTACCAAGTGGAGGCATCTTCTGGCCATCTCTCATAGCCGGTTGAGGTGTCTGGTTAGGACCGGTTGGGGGCCCGTCTTCCATTCGGTTAGGAGTCTGTTTGGCCTGACCAGCGGATTCTGGTAGGAATTGCTTAAAGTCTTCAAGCAGGTCAGGGGCAGAGTTGAAAAGAGTAGTCACCTGCGCGTATACGTCCTGAATAGGCTTTTGTTCGCGCTGATATGTTTGGAGGATCTCAAGAAATTGTTTGTAAATCTCAGGTTTGTCCTGGAAACGGTTCTTTGCCATGATTAGTATATCCGATACTTGGACAGAAGGAATCTCGAGCGGTGTGTTTTACCTTGATCTTATTCACGTAGCTGATAGCATGGTTGAATTCAACCGGTCCACGTCGTTCCATGTTTGCCTGGTTCGCCGCATTGCCGTTCACCCCAGCTTGTCCTGGAGTGGGTGTTAATGCTTGACGAGCGTTAGGACCCTCACCAGGAGCCGCACTGCCTTGAGGCAAAGCCCGTCGCTGACCTTGGTTGTTGCTCTCGTTAAATGCGGCATTGTGAGCTGCAGCCTGAACAAAGAGACTCGCGCCGTTTTGCACTGGAGTGCTAAATTGGGCCTCCGGACTCTCGATGCTATGTTGAGgcctctgttgctgctgttgctgccacTGGCCGCTGCGTTCGGGAAACAGAGGCTGGTTAACAACGGGCCCATGGCCGTCACCTTGGTTCCCACGTATGGACTGAACCGTGGTACCCATAGGTGTGGTGACACGGATTGTATTCGGATCGTTACCAGCGCCGCACTCGATTCGATAACCGGGTGGTAAGAAAGTATTGAATCCTTGAATAAGATTTGGGTGTCCAGCGAAAAGCTCCGAGACTCGGTTGATAACACCTGGAGTATCGATACTATACTTTCATTAGCTAAACAAGAAAATATAACCACGATTCGTTGGGTGACGTACGCCTGACTCTTGAAATCCTTCATAATGTCAAGAAAGCGGTTATAAACATCGGGCTGATCGTGGAACTGGACTTTAACTTGGTCGAGATAGGTAAGGGCATCCTGGGGAAAAGAAGAGTTAGTGACCAGCAAAATAATTATGGTGCCAATAAACATGGATATTTGCTACATTGACAAACGGAAATGAAGCCGA is part of the Fusarium poae strain DAOMC 252244 chromosome 4, whole genome shotgun sequence genome and encodes:
- a CDS encoding hypothetical protein (SECRETED:SignalP(1-25)~BUSCO:1508at5125); the encoded protein is MRFKGTTLLFLGFIFLCFFSSLANCFSWRPHTVSDGEAQIAIHQQQRSNPNSLWMQQADRKPSNAYSTALQELQDLESQPLCHRIAARQLVNNCHLLNGQDDAKIHLDSGRAARDFVDFYAASLAICDLERGSFLIPKPCFKFREPFLAALPVPTVAKLHVSTDEIDECLEGLAQSDSAWNTWVSYRHKALRFCDAARVDNQKDEDISLYQRITRILEKLTNDVEADLEKRFQSLNRAFDAASQSVDSIVPQAKHIQTEMEKASRILQNDLSHTIKDSRDIVASGLEEAQALHDLLEILVRAVQEHTTDMATSQEVALRTSTEKWNDEVGVLVTALTAVVATSLDQMETAAARSADILTKQAKIEQGMGKLEELADDLLLKYDSHESRLDDALQKSSQVLDVLEATAASAAGLQGYMLGGLGFSGFWPYVVCPALSLALGSYRLEPSLARNIWLVGIGELMGAVVSKASYYSNIFGFAGFFETTTDPTLNQTFPVTTVKSSIGDSLILPGNSMNSQNLGTAGYDRDREMDDRHRALQQREEMARRDQERERERERERERERDRESNERYQSTPHHSSAGSIPIHQPVASRISGAIHSPGGLLANHNGNPQIPLGTPSGGPLAAFGGPLQNEHNRPVQHGGPNNGNTQPQMFAPMAHATGPPASTQAAANSSVAAVFGGPLPQQPQEGQRGGQQGAPFNPGAASAAHQLPGGITQGQQPILNDALTYLDQVKVQFHDQPDVYNRFLDIMKDFKSQAIDTPGVINRVSELFAGHPNLIQGFNTFLPPGYRIECGAGNDPNTIRVTTPMGTTVQSIRGNQGDGHGPVVNQPLFPERSGQWQQQQQQRPQHSIESPEAQFSTPVQNGASLFVQAAAHNAAFNESNNQGQRRALPQGSAAPGEGPNARQALTPTPGQAGVNGNAANQANMERRGPVEFNHAISYVNKIKNRFQDKPEIYKQFLEILQTYQREQKPIQDVYAQVTTLFNSAPDLLEDFKQFLPESAGQAKQTPNRMEDGPPTGPNQTPQPAMRDGQKMPPLGSFPPPASATKDNKKRPRADKQAAQPATILAEATAAARIIPPAVNVEPTLTPVMPEPYPARTSSTSNQEEIAFFERVKKYLSNRSSMNEFLKLCNLFSQNIIDRNTLFHKGALFIGANPDLMTFWKSFVGVDTHDVIIDNRPAPPTDKVSLSNCRGYGPSYRLLPKRERLKPCSGRDELCNSVLNDEWASHPTWASEDSGFVAHRKNQFEEGLHRIEEERHDYDFNIEANLKCIQLLEPIAQQMLAMSANERDSFHLPSALAGQSTSIFKRICKKIYGERGIDVVNDMFTHPFDVVPVLLARMKQKDEEWRFSQREWEKVWHAQTENMHLKSLDHMGILVKQNDKRHLTAKHLVDVIKTKHEEQRRERSLKGGIPRHQFSWDFSDKNTIIDLLRLMMLYSLHNGQHSSQEKERILEFFESFIPMFFDIPEESIQDKLPKMQPDSGEEEAEDHTPAELTNGRSRRNGRKGDLLRGVLDPGRNGSKPRGNKEDSGSGSKETTPDVTSANEEEMPDASEDAANTDISNDRWMPNIPKPVVVGDSDAILSTEGELKADGFFTRPWYNFYCNQTLFVFFSILQTLYKRLQDLKEAKEVVAKEVERLNKQKPARDIGFTENHMKFFDTNDDPDSYWPKTLELIEEYISGDVDESRYQDVMRHYYLKTGWKVYTIQDLLKTLCRLALTCSSTDAKEKTPDLIAQYQASREREETSFQTEISARKFAEKCVKDGDVFVICWLPAKSEATVRWLQREETTFYMDEMQLRERWQYYISSFIRVEPTEGVQRSKLQKVVLSRNLPSADTDNDDDAIPKPVSYKENLTISICLKSSKMVWAPGTSEYVIYGHAPKTVEQSVRRENFERALSTHRENKLLEKWVHNPAWTKDLSPEEVQEQNKNFRKWMDDGVVPPSAVEDVEMD